A genome region from Pseudomonas anguilliseptica includes the following:
- a CDS encoding IS5 family transposase: MKQMTFADAEYAGKRKQTRKELFLIEMDQVVPWKGLIALIEPHYPKGEGGRPAYPLMAMLRVHLMQNWFGYSDPAMEEALYETTILRQFAGLSLERIPDETTILNFRRLLEKHELAAGILAVINGYLGDRGLSLRQGTIVDATLINAPSSTKNKDGKRDPEMHQTKKGNQYYFGMKAHIGVDDESGLVHSVVGTAANVADVTQVDKLLHGKENMVGADAGYTGVEKRPEHEGREVIWQIAARRSTYNTLSKRSALYKAKRKIEKAKAQVRAKVEHPFRVIKRQFGYVKTRFRGLAKNTAQLVTLFALSNLWMARRHLLTNAGEVRL; encoded by the coding sequence ATGAAGCAGATGACCTTCGCCGACGCCGAGTACGCCGGCAAGCGCAAGCAAACCCGCAAAGAGCTGTTCCTGATCGAGATGGATCAGGTTGTGCCGTGGAAGGGTTTGATTGCCTTGATCGAACCGCATTACCCCAAGGGTGAAGGCGGACGTCCAGCCTATCCGCTGATGGCGATGTTACGGGTTCATTTGATGCAGAACTGGTTCGGCTACAGCGACCCGGCGATGGAGGAGGCTCTGTACGAGACCACCATCCTGCGCCAGTTTGCGGGTCTGAGCCTGGAGCGCATTCCCGACGAAACCACCATCCTCAACTTCCGCCGATTGCTGGAGAAACACGAACTGGCTGCGGGCATCTTGGCCGTCATCAATGGCTATTTGGGTGACCGCGGTTTGTCATTGCGCCAAGGCACCATCGTCGATGCCACGCTGATCAATGCGCCGAGTTCGACCAAGAACAAGGACGGTAAGCGTGACCCGGAAATGCACCAGACCAAGAAGGGAAACCAGTATTACTTCGGCATGAAGGCGCACATCGGCGTCGATGACGAGTCGGGTTTAGTGCATAGCGTGGTCGGCACGGCAGCCAATGTTGCAGACGTTACTCAGGTCGACAAGCTGCTACACGGCAAAGAAAACATGGTGGGTGCCGACGCGGGTTACACCGGCGTAGAGAAGCGGCCAGAACATGAAGGCCGTGAAGTGATCTGGCAGATCGCAGCCCGCCGCAGTACGTACAACACGTTGAGTAAGCGCAGCGCGCTGTACAAAGCCAAGCGCAAGATCGAGAAGGCCAAGGCGCAAGTTCGCGCCAAGGTCGAGCACCCGTTCCGGGTGATCAAGCGTCAGTTCGGTTATGTGAAGACGCGTTTCCGTGGCCTGGCCAAAAACACCGCACAACTGGTAACGCTGTTCGCCCTGTCGAACCTGTGGATGGCCCGTCGACATTTGCTGACGAATGCAGGAGAGGTGCGCCTGTAA
- the rpsD gene encoding 30S ribosomal protein S4 — translation MARYIGPKCKLSRREGTDLFLKSGVRALESKCNIEAAPGIHGQRRGRQSGYGTQLREKQKVRRIYGVLERQFSGYYKEAAGKKGATGENLLQLLECRLDNVVYRMGYGATRAESRQLVSHKSISVNGKTVNVPSCQVKAGDVVAVREKSKNQLRIVQALELCAQRGRVEWVEVDTEKKSGVFKNVPARSDLSADINESLIVELYSK, via the coding sequence ATGGCTCGTTACATTGGTCCCAAATGCAAACTGTCTCGTCGTGAAGGCACAGATCTTTTCCTGAAAAGCGGTGTACGCGCTCTGGAATCGAAGTGCAACATCGAAGCAGCCCCAGGTATTCACGGTCAGCGCCGTGGCCGTCAGTCCGGCTACGGCACCCAGCTGCGTGAAAAGCAAAAAGTTCGTCGCATTTACGGTGTGCTTGAGCGTCAATTCAGCGGTTATTACAAAGAAGCTGCCGGCAAGAAAGGCGCTACTGGTGAGAACCTGCTGCAACTGCTCGAATGCCGCCTGGATAACGTGGTTTACCGCATGGGCTACGGCGCTACTCGCGCTGAATCCCGTCAGCTGGTATCGCACAAGTCGATCAGCGTAAACGGTAAAACTGTCAACGTACCGTCCTGCCAGGTTAAAGCTGGTGACGTTGTTGCAGTTCGCGAGAAATCGAAGAATCAGCTGCGCATTGTTCAAGCTCTTGAGCTGTGTGCCCAGCGTGGCCGCGTTGAATGGGTAGAAGTAGACACTGAGAAGAAGTCTGGCGTGTTCAAAAACGTCCCGGCGCGCAGTGATCTCTCCGCTGACATCAACGAAAGCCTGATTGTCGAGCTCTACTCCAAGTAA
- the rpsK gene encoding 30S ribosomal protein S11 has translation MAKPAARTRKKVKKTVVDGIAHIHASFNNTIVTITDRQGNALSWATSGGSGFRGSRKSTPFAAQVAAERAGQAALEYGLKNLDVNVKGPGPGRESAVRALNGCGYKIASITDVTPIPHNGCRPSKKRRV, from the coding sequence ATGGCAAAACCTGCTGCTCGTACTCGTAAGAAAGTCAAAAAGACGGTGGTTGATGGCATCGCCCACATCCACGCCTCTTTCAACAACACAATCGTGACCATTACTGACCGTCAGGGCAACGCTCTGTCCTGGGCTACCTCTGGTGGTTCGGGTTTCCGCGGCTCGCGTAAAAGCACCCCGTTCGCCGCCCAGGTGGCTGCAGAACGTGCTGGTCAAGCTGCGCTGGAATATGGTCTGAAGAACCTCGACGTTAACGTCAAGGGTCCAGGTCCAGGTCGTGAGTCCGCTGTCCGTGCATTGAACGGCTGTGGCTATAAGATCGCCAGCATCACCGATGTGACGCCAATCCCGCATAACGGGTGCCGTCCTTCGAAAAAGCGTCGCGTGTAA
- the rplQ gene encoding 50S ribosomal protein L17, giving the protein MRHRKSGRHLSRNSAHRKAMFQNMAVSLFEHELIKTTLPKAKELRRVAEPLITLAKEDSVANRRLAFDRTRSKAIVGKLFNDLGKRYATRQGGYLRILKCGFRTGDNAPMAYVELVDRPVAGAAVDAE; this is encoded by the coding sequence ATGCGTCATCGTAAAAGTGGCCGTCACCTCAGCCGCAACAGCGCACACCGCAAGGCCATGTTCCAGAACATGGCGGTATCGCTGTTCGAGCATGAGCTGATAAAAACTACTCTGCCGAAAGCCAAAGAGCTGCGTCGCGTTGCCGAGCCGCTGATTACTCTGGCTAAAGAAGACAGCGTTGCCAATCGTCGTCTGGCCTTCGACCGTACTCGTTCGAAAGCCATCGTAGGCAAGCTGTTCAACGACCTGGGCAAGCGCTACGCCACCCGTCAGGGCGGTTACCTGCGTATCCTCAAGTGCGGCTTCCGCACTGGTGACAATGCTCCAATGGCTTATGTTGAGCTGGTTGACCGTCCGGTCGCTGGTGCAGCTGTAGACGCTGAGTAA
- a CDS encoding DNA-directed RNA polymerase subunit alpha translates to MQISVNEFLTPRHIDVQVVSSTRAKITLEPLERGFGHTLGNALRRILLSSMPGCAVVEAEIDGVLHEYSAIEGVQEDVIEILLNLKGLAVKLHGRDEVTLTLAKKGSGVVTAADIQLDHDVEIVNGDHVIANLASTGALNMKLTIARGRGYEPADARQSDEDESRSIGRLQLDASFSPVRRVSYVVENARVEQRTNLDKLVIDLETNGTLDPEEAIRRAATILQQQLAAFVDLKGDSEPVVIEQEDEIDPILLRPVDDLELTVRSANCLKAENIYYIGDLIQRTEVELLKTPNLGKKSLTEIKDVLASRGLSLGMRLDNWPPASLKKDDKATA, encoded by the coding sequence ATGCAGATTTCGGTAAATGAGTTCCTGACCCCCCGCCACATTGATGTGCAGGTGGTCAGTTCGACCCGCGCCAAGATCACTCTCGAGCCTCTCGAGCGTGGCTTTGGCCATACCCTGGGCAACGCGCTGCGTCGCATCCTGTTGTCCTCCATGCCTGGCTGTGCAGTAGTCGAGGCCGAGATTGACGGTGTACTCCATGAGTACAGCGCCATCGAAGGTGTTCAGGAAGACGTCATTGAAATCCTGCTCAACCTGAAAGGTCTGGCTGTCAAACTGCACGGTCGTGACGAAGTGACGTTGACTCTGGCGAAGAAGGGCTCGGGCGTAGTTACCGCCGCCGATATTCAGCTGGATCACGATGTCGAAATCGTCAATGGCGACCACGTAATCGCCAACCTGGCTTCCACTGGCGCGCTGAACATGAAGCTCACCATAGCTCGTGGTCGCGGCTATGAGCCGGCTGACGCGCGTCAGAGCGATGAAGATGAAAGCCGCAGCATTGGTCGCTTGCAGCTGGATGCTTCGTTCAGCCCGGTACGCCGTGTGTCGTACGTGGTGGAAAACGCTCGTGTTGAGCAGCGTACCAACCTGGACAAACTGGTTATCGACCTGGAGACCAACGGTACTCTGGATCCTGAAGAGGCTATTCGCCGCGCCGCGACCATTCTGCAACAGCAGTTGGCTGCGTTCGTCGACCTCAAGGGTGACAGTGAGCCTGTTGTTATCGAGCAGGAAGATGAGATCGATCCGATCCTCCTCCGTCCGGTTGATGACCTGGAGCTGACTGTACGTTCGGCCAACTGCCTCAAGGCAGAGAACATTTACTACATCGGCGATCTGATTCAGCGCACCGAAGTAGAACTGTTGAAAACGCCGAACCTGGGCAAGAAATCCCTGACCGAAATCAAGGATGTTCTGGCTTCTCGCGGTCTGTCCCTCGGTATGCGCCTCGACAACTGGCCGCCGGCAAGTCTGAAGAAAGACGATAAGGCGACTGCCTGA